In Elusimicrobium sp. An273, a genomic segment contains:
- a CDS encoding 6-phosphofructokinase: protein MSIKRIGILTAGGDCPGLNAVVRAVSKNALKNGIEVLGFKNGFDGLVRNEFLNITNETVSGILTMGGTILGTSNIANPFNYTLPPFGSADSPRDLSSVALHNFKENQLDALITIGGDGTLHMSQQFVDLGLPIVAVPKTIDNDLSATDQTFGFDSALAVATEAIDRLHTTAQSHHRVMIVETMGRYAGWIALRSAIAGGGDIVLIPEIPYNEDVIVNYILDRKAKGKNFSIVVAAEGAKNELGEQTVARTLPGSTDPIRLGGIAYKLSNMIEDRTKIESRACVLGHTQRGGTPTAFDRWLSTLYGAKALDMVLQGQFGYMAAFRDFKITEVKIADAISNLKRVDPHGEEVKAALEVGMSFGSSEIG from the coding sequence ATGAGTATTAAAAGAATCGGTATTTTAACCGCCGGGGGCGACTGCCCCGGACTCAACGCCGTCGTACGTGCCGTGAGCAAAAACGCTTTAAAAAACGGCATTGAGGTGTTGGGCTTTAAAAACGGATTTGACGGACTGGTGCGTAACGAATTTTTAAACATTACCAACGAAACCGTCTCCGGCATTTTAACCATGGGCGGCACCATTTTGGGCACCAGCAACATCGCCAACCCGTTTAACTATACGCTGCCGCCGTTCGGATCTGCCGACTCGCCGCGGGATTTATCCTCGGTTGCTTTGCATAACTTTAAAGAAAACCAGTTGGACGCCCTCATTACCATCGGCGGCGACGGCACGCTGCACATGTCCCAGCAATTTGTGGACTTGGGCCTGCCCATCGTAGCCGTACCCAAAACGATTGATAACGACCTCTCCGCCACCGACCAGACCTTCGGCTTTGATTCGGCCCTGGCCGTTGCCACCGAGGCCATTGACCGCCTGCATACCACTGCCCAAAGCCACCACCGCGTGATGATTGTGGAAACCATGGGCCGCTACGCGGGCTGGATTGCCCTGCGCTCCGCCATTGCGGGCGGGGGCGACATTGTGCTCATCCCCGAAATTCCGTACAACGAGGATGTGATCGTCAATTACATTTTAGACCGCAAAGCCAAGGGCAAAAACTTCAGCATTGTGGTAGCCGCCGAAGGCGCCAAGAACGAACTGGGCGAACAAACCGTCGCGCGCACGCTGCCCGGCAGCACCGACCCCATCCGCTTGGGTGGCATTGCGTATAAGCTGAGCAATATGATTGAAGACCGCACCAAAATCGAATCCCGCGCGTGCGTGCTGGGCCACACCCAGCGCGGCGGCACGCCAACCGCGTTTGACCGCTGGCTCTCCACGCTTTACGGAGCCAAGGCGCTGGATATGGTGCTGCAAGGCCAGTTTGGCTATATGGCGGCCTTCCGCGATTTTAAAATTACCGAAGTAAAAATTGCCGATGCTATTTCCAACTTAAAACGGGTGGATCCGCACGGGGAAGAAGTAAAAGCCGCGCTGGAAGTGGGCATGAGCTTTGGCTCTTCCGAAATCGGTTAA
- the rlmB gene encoding 23S rRNA (guanosine(2251)-2'-O)-methyltransferase RlmB, with protein MNDNLDMIYGIHPVMEALRSKKRNVTQLYVSDSKAGHRAVEEIIRLAKRQNVKIDRIDNKTLDRLTRNANHQGVMAKVQPIKLMKLSTALYESDGNKKDLWLAVDEMTDPQNLGAIIRSAACLGFSTIILPQRRTVGITPAVYKVACGAIENINIVEVANLSAALNDLKEEGFWVYGADMDGQPITQTDYASPAVLVIGSEGFGIREKTAENCDQIISIPQRGGVESLNASAAASIIMYDMMAKVQLKK; from the coding sequence ATGAACGACAATTTGGATATGATTTACGGGATTCACCCCGTGATGGAAGCGCTCAGAAGCAAAAAGCGCAACGTTACCCAGCTGTATGTGTCCGACAGTAAAGCCGGGCACCGCGCCGTGGAGGAAATCATCCGTCTGGCCAAACGGCAAAACGTAAAAATAGACCGCATTGACAACAAAACCCTAGACCGCCTGACCCGCAACGCCAACCACCAAGGCGTGATGGCCAAAGTGCAGCCCATTAAGCTGATGAAGCTTTCCACCGCGCTGTACGAATCCGACGGGAACAAAAAAGATTTGTGGCTGGCGGTGGACGAAATGACCGACCCGCAGAATTTGGGTGCCATTATCCGCAGTGCGGCATGCTTGGGCTTTTCCACCATTATCCTGCCGCAGCGGCGCACCGTGGGGATTACCCCCGCCGTGTACAAAGTGGCCTGCGGCGCCATTGAAAACATCAACATTGTGGAAGTGGCCAACCTCTCGGCCGCGTTAAACGACCTGAAAGAAGAAGGTTTTTGGGTGTACGGCGCGGATATGGACGGCCAGCCCATTACGCAGACGGATTACGCCTCCCCGGCCGTACTGGTCATCGGAAGCGAAGGCTTCGGCATCCGCGAGAAAACCGCCGAAAACTGCGACCAGATTATTTCCATTCCGCAGCGCGGCGGCGTGGAAAGCTTAAACGCTTCGGCCGCGGCCAGCATTATTATGTACGACATGATGGCCAAAGTGCAGCTCAAGAAATAA
- a CDS encoding metallophosphoesterase family protein yields the protein MKKILLFSLLCTLGASVQAAQIIRGPYIEDPTQTTMILRFQTDETTPAWLEYGPAPRCNQIMTLTPAGTQHKAILYGLVPNQDFCYRIYVNNAAGDGVQEPVSGSFRTLYSAERKVVNFLVLGATGADMPLPLPDGTPVVDEAAQARSQLAALMEQEESDFLIHTGNITHSGLNEDADREFFEPFKNVLAKNPLFVALGPNEYGPDRENRESKSFLRTNYSRYHDMSWSNATPKYYSFDTANARFIFLDTNVAEGAVWGPEIGEDSAQVKWLKSMLSGAGEKWKIVVMNAPAYSTGQRGPNNEVALNLIKIFENYGVKLVIQGGDPDYERTFPMYRGEPNPRGVTYVTLGTSAPTPGKRAHSDASTARFVAARHYAAGKIVDRKLTLTVYNNLGKELDTLEIYL from the coding sequence ATGAAGAAAATCTTACTTTTTTCCTTATTGTGCACACTAGGCGCTTCCGTGCAGGCGGCGCAGATTATCCGCGGGCCTTATATTGAGGATCCGACCCAGACCACGATGATTTTGCGGTTCCAAACGGACGAAACAACCCCCGCTTGGCTGGAATACGGCCCCGCTCCGCGCTGTAACCAAATCATGACGCTCACGCCCGCCGGCACCCAGCACAAAGCCATTCTGTACGGTTTGGTGCCCAACCAGGATTTCTGCTACCGCATTTATGTAAACAATGCCGCCGGCGACGGCGTGCAGGAACCCGTCAGCGGCAGTTTCCGCACGCTTTATTCGGCGGAGCGCAAGGTAGTCAATTTTTTAGTCTTGGGCGCCACGGGGGCGGATATGCCCTTGCCGCTGCCGGACGGCACCCCGGTAGTGGACGAAGCCGCCCAGGCGCGCAGCCAGCTGGCGGCGCTGATGGAGCAGGAGGAAAGCGATTTTCTGATTCACACGGGCAATATTACCCACAGCGGGCTCAATGAGGATGCCGACCGGGAATTTTTTGAACCGTTTAAAAACGTCTTGGCCAAAAATCCGCTGTTTGTCGCCTTGGGCCCCAACGAATACGGGCCGGATCGGGAAAACCGCGAAAGCAAATCGTTTTTGCGTACCAATTATTCGCGCTATCACGATATGTCGTGGAGCAACGCCACCCCCAAGTATTATTCGTTTGATACGGCCAATGCGCGTTTTATCTTTTTGGATACCAACGTAGCCGAAGGCGCGGTTTGGGGGCCGGAAATCGGCGAGGATTCGGCGCAGGTAAAATGGCTGAAGAGTATGCTGAGCGGGGCTGGCGAAAAGTGGAAAATCGTGGTGATGAACGCCCCGGCGTATTCCACCGGCCAGCGCGGCCCCAATAACGAAGTGGCACTGAATTTGATTAAAATTTTTGAAAACTACGGCGTAAAGCTGGTTATCCAAGGGGGCGACCCGGACTATGAACGCACCTTCCCCATGTACCGCGGAGAGCCGAACCCGCGCGGCGTAACGTATGTTACGCTGGGCACGTCTGCTCCCACGCCGGGCAAACGGGCCCATTCCGATGCGTCCACCGCCCGCTTTGTGGCGGCGCGGCATTATGCGGCGGGCAAGATTGTAGACCGCAAGCTGACGCTTACCGTATATAACAATTTAGGAAAAGAACTGGATACGCTGGAGATTTATTTATAA
- a CDS encoding sensor histidine kinase, translating into MNEPNDITVTSRALSLISHKLKTPLSIINGYSEAILSQAKKEKFSPFTSKALEEINKQGGRMSLLVDKLMAFNKVTAAQTEGIEKQTVYLKNLIKDCAAKAIAQEEETPAPAPVTDDTSVKRGTFVEIDCPEHLSVTANEEMLRLCIRELLANAIKFNNKMEKIIKVQCANHGDTISISVRDYGAGIRPQDVNRIFEPFYQVDDYFTGQISGWGLGLPMVKRILDLHDGSISVVSDRGLGSIFTINFPVL; encoded by the coding sequence ATGAATGAACCCAATGACATTACCGTTACTTCGCGAGCTTTGTCTTTAATTTCCCATAAGCTCAAAACGCCGCTGTCCATTATCAACGGCTATTCGGAAGCGATTTTGTCGCAGGCCAAAAAAGAAAAATTTTCGCCTTTTACCTCCAAAGCGTTGGAAGAAATTAATAAGCAAGGGGGGCGGATGTCGCTGTTGGTGGACAAGCTGATGGCGTTTAACAAAGTAACCGCCGCCCAAACCGAAGGCATTGAAAAACAGACGGTTTACTTAAAAAATTTAATCAAAGACTGCGCCGCCAAAGCCATCGCACAAGAAGAAGAAACGCCCGCGCCGGCACCGGTGACGGATGACACGTCCGTCAAACGCGGCACCTTTGTGGAAATTGACTGCCCCGAACATTTAAGCGTAACCGCCAACGAAGAAATGCTGCGCCTGTGCATCCGCGAACTGCTGGCCAATGCGATTAAATTTAACAATAAAATGGAAAAAATCATCAAAGTACAATGCGCCAACCACGGCGACACGATTTCCATTTCCGTGCGCGACTACGGCGCCGGCATCCGTCCGCAGGACGTCAACCGCATTTTTGAACCGTTTTACCAGGTGGACGACTACTTTACCGGCCAAATCAGCGGCTGGGGGCTGGGCCTGCCTATGGTCAAACGGATTTTGGACTTGCACGACGGTTCCATCAGCGTGGTATCCGATCGGGGGCTGGGCTCCATTTTTACCATTAATTTTCCTGTCTTATGA
- a CDS encoding AI-2E family transporter, producing MFSDKPTFYYLKASTICLTIIAAGIVTAFLVYTKSLMIPLVISILLYTILAQMTLYMKHKFSFPSWLAMTVSILLCVALFVGVIWFTANSVGTFLKGAEVYRQNLIDTINDIATRLQQHGITFDQKFIENYLRELPLFNWLKNFGGKVFNIVSDATLVVLFMTFFLFGSKKTPPITNPAIKEMLANVSVYLSVKLIASLATGLIAAGILFGFQVKLAALFALFVFLLNFIPSVGSIIAVLLPAPVLFLQYGLGPQFFVVIGLLTATEFTIGNLLEPRFLGEGMDLHPAVVVGGLIFWTLVWGVPGAFLSVPITASIKIVLSKIKHTRPVAEFLAGRLPH from the coding sequence ATGTTTTCGGATAAGCCGACTTTCTATTACCTCAAAGCCAGCACCATCTGCCTGACGATTATCGCCGCGGGCATTGTAACGGCTTTTTTGGTATATACCAAATCACTGATGATTCCGCTGGTGATTTCCATTTTGCTCTATACGATTTTAGCGCAAATGACGCTGTATATGAAACACAAGTTTTCCTTCCCGTCTTGGCTGGCGATGACGGTGTCTATCTTGCTGTGCGTGGCGTTGTTTGTAGGGGTGATTTGGTTTACGGCCAACTCGGTGGGCACCTTCTTAAAAGGGGCCGAAGTATACCGGCAGAATTTGATTGACACGATTAACGATATTGCCACCCGCTTGCAGCAGCACGGCATTACCTTTGACCAGAAATTTATTGAAAATTACCTGCGGGAACTGCCGCTTTTCAACTGGCTGAAAAATTTTGGCGGCAAGGTGTTTAACATCGTTTCGGACGCGACCCTGGTGGTGTTGTTTATGACGTTCTTCCTCTTTGGAAGCAAAAAAACGCCGCCCATTACCAACCCGGCTATCAAAGAGATGCTGGCCAATGTGTCCGTATATCTGTCCGTCAAGCTGATTGCCTCCCTGGCCACGGGGCTGATTGCGGCGGGTATTTTATTCGGCTTTCAGGTAAAATTGGCGGCGTTGTTTGCCTTGTTTGTTTTCCTGCTTAATTTTATTCCCAGCGTGGGCTCCATCATCGCCGTGCTGTTGCCGGCCCCGGTACTATTTTTGCAATACGGTTTGGGGCCGCAATTTTTCGTGGTGATCGGCCTGCTGACCGCGACCGAATTTACCATCGGAAACCTGCTGGAGCCCCGTTTCTTGGGCGAAGGAATGGATTTGCATCCGGCGGTTGTAGTGGGCGGGCTTATTTTCTGGACGCTTGTTTGGGGCGTGCCGGGGGCTTTCCTGTCCGTACCGATTACGGCCTCCATTAAAATTGTGTTAAGCAAAATCAAACACACCCGCCCGGTGGCGGAGTTCCTGGCGGGACGCCTGCCGCATTAA
- a CDS encoding FKBP-type peptidyl-prolyl cis-trans isomerase, with protein MKKMMILALLAAPLLLSAQEAAQPAAAAQDAKPSVQDIAERNKMLYSLGFLLGDNLKRQLILDNEDDYKALSQGMRDSLLNKKSQTDLDQYKPAIIQKYQDDAQIISAKREAAQQEYLENFKKEKGVKELDNGTLIKLSRAGKGKTPKADATVKVHYTGTLIDGTKFDSSRDRDEAFETKLTDVIPCWTKALQQMKPGSRAKVVCPADTAYGNRPVGQIPPNSVLVFDIEMLSQGK; from the coding sequence ATGAAAAAAATGATGATTTTAGCTTTATTGGCAGCCCCTTTGCTGCTAAGCGCACAGGAAGCCGCGCAGCCCGCGGCGGCCGCACAGGACGCCAAGCCGTCCGTGCAGGACATTGCCGAGCGCAATAAAATGCTCTATTCGCTGGGCTTCTTGCTGGGGGATAATTTAAAACGCCAGTTAATCTTGGACAACGAAGACGATTACAAAGCCCTTTCCCAAGGCATGCGCGACAGCTTGCTGAACAAAAAATCCCAAACGGATTTAGACCAGTATAAGCCGGCTATCATTCAAAAATATCAAGATGACGCGCAAATTATTTCCGCCAAGCGCGAAGCCGCCCAGCAGGAATACTTGGAAAATTTTAAAAAAGAAAAAGGGGTAAAAGAGCTGGATAACGGCACCCTCATCAAACTGAGCCGCGCGGGCAAAGGCAAAACGCCCAAGGCGGACGCGACCGTAAAAGTGCACTATACTGGCACGTTAATTGACGGCACCAAGTTTGACAGTTCGCGCGACCGCGACGAAGCGTTTGAAACCAAACTGACCGATGTTATCCCGTGCTGGACAAAAGCCCTTCAGCAAATGAAGCCCGGTTCCCGCGCCAAAGTGGTCTGCCCCGCCGATACCGCCTACGGCAATCGCCCGGTGGGCCAAATTCCGCCCAATTCCGTGTTGGTGTTTGATATTGAAATGCTTTCGCAAGGAAAATAA
- the lpoB gene encoding penicillin-binding protein activator LpoB gives MKKYFIALLAMPLLFACAPSVKRVETNLVKDVSGGWNDTDAQMVAQEMITDCLQGGWYNRFLTRNGKEPTVIVGTVTNNTMEHINTGVFIESMQRALINSAKVDFVASADERGEIRTERLEQDEFASEATRKAFGQEIGADYMLSGVLNSVVDQSGSKAVVFYQVNLKLIDIETNQIVWNGQKQIKKYVKRSKVTW, from the coding sequence ATGAAAAAATACTTTATTGCGCTGTTGGCGATGCCCTTGCTGTTTGCGTGCGCGCCCAGCGTCAAACGCGTAGAAACCAATTTGGTAAAAGACGTTTCCGGCGGTTGGAACGATACCGATGCGCAAATGGTGGCGCAGGAAATGATTACCGACTGCCTGCAAGGCGGCTGGTATAACCGCTTTTTAACCCGCAACGGCAAAGAACCGACGGTAATCGTCGGCACCGTTACCAACAACACCATGGAGCACATCAATACGGGTGTGTTTATTGAATCCATGCAGCGGGCGCTGATTAATTCGGCCAAGGTGGATTTTGTGGCCTCGGCGGATGAACGGGGCGAAATCCGCACCGAGCGGCTGGAGCAGGATGAATTCGCTTCCGAAGCCACGCGCAAGGCGTTTGGGCAGGAAATCGGCGCCGATTATATGTTAAGCGGCGTGCTGAACTCGGTGGTGGATCAATCCGGCAGCAAAGCGGTGGTGTTCTACCAGGTCAATCTGAAACTCATTGATATTGAGACGAACCAAATTGTCTGGAACGGACAAAAACAAATTAAAAAGTACGTTAAACGCAGTAAAGTAACTTGGTAG
- a CDS encoding DMT family transporter codes for MLNWKGFLYAVITSATFGLIPLFTLPLLREGMNIPSILFYRFFIAVLMLGLLAFFTRRSLRVTKNELGVLAGLSLLYIGSAVFLFWSYHYLASGIATTMMFLYPVFVALIMIYVFKEKNSFWTMLAIGLAVAGVALLSWNGKAGGVSFRGILLAVLSGFSYGIYIIAVNKSSVRNMSSDKLTFYVFLFTALFLLAGAGSMGWLQPAPGWKSDLNLTFLALIPTVVSNLTLVLAIKEIGSTFCSVLGAMEPVTAMTVGVWVFGEPFTRSTAWGVALIILAVTLVVLAPALEKGYRTGKFLYITKVKGIHPNIVPYH; via the coding sequence ATGCTTAACTGGAAAGGCTTTTTATATGCGGTCATTACGTCCGCCACGTTTGGACTCATTCCCCTTTTTACCTTGCCCCTTTTGCGGGAGGGGATGAATATCCCGTCCATTCTTTTTTACCGCTTTTTTATTGCGGTGCTGATGTTGGGGCTGTTGGCTTTTTTTACGCGGCGTTCCCTGCGGGTAACCAAAAACGAGCTGGGGGTGCTGGCGGGGCTGAGTTTGCTGTATATCGGATCGGCCGTGTTTTTGTTTTGGTCGTACCACTATTTGGCCAGCGGCATCGCCACAACGATGATGTTTTTGTACCCGGTGTTTGTGGCGCTGATTATGATTTATGTGTTTAAGGAAAAAAACTCGTTCTGGACGATGCTCGCCATCGGGCTTGCGGTAGCGGGGGTGGCGTTATTGTCTTGGAACGGAAAAGCCGGCGGCGTGAGTTTTAGGGGGATTTTGCTGGCGGTGCTTTCGGGCTTTTCGTACGGGATTTATATTATTGCCGTCAATAAATCTTCCGTGCGGAATATGTCTTCTGATAAACTGACGTTTTACGTTTTTTTGTTTACGGCGCTTTTTTTGCTGGCGGGGGCGGGGAGTATGGGCTGGCTGCAGCCGGCGCCGGGCTGGAAGAGCGATTTAAATTTAACGTTTTTAGCCTTGATTCCCACGGTCGTTTCCAACCTGACGCTGGTGCTGGCAATCAAAGAAATCGGATCTACGTTTTGTTCCGTCTTGGGGGCGATGGAGCCGGTCACCGCAATGACGGTGGGCGTGTGGGTATTTGGCGAGCCGTTTACGCGCTCTACGGCGTGGGGGGTGGCGCTGATTATTTTGGCCGTTACGCTGGTGGTGCTGGCGCCGGCGCTTGAAAAAGGGTACCGCACGGGGAAATTTTTGTACATTACCAAAGTGAAAGGGATTCATCCCAATATCGTGCCGTATCACTGA
- a CDS encoding [FeFe] hydrogenase, group A, translated as MEKEQFVTIEGKRVPIEGEKNLLELIRKAHFNIMTFCYHPELAAYGACRLCLVEVEGMGIVASCTVKPRDGMKVRVNSDEIRHLRRINLELLLSSGNHDCTLCSKSNNCKLQKLAKDMDVTEIRFKSKKLDSHKDATSPALVRDHSKCILCGNCVRICNEVQGIGAIDFAFRGFRSKIATAFNKELGQSHECVSCGQCARVCPTGALMPNSSEIEHVFEAINNPKKKVAVHIAPAVRVGLGEMFGLPQGQNVDGKIAAALRMLGFDYVYDTAFAADLTIVEEATEFLERFKKGTNLPQFTSCCPAWINYVEKFAPEFIPNLSTARSPMQMMGPILKADYEDKGGKREDLVVVAVMPCSAKKTEAKRDEFYVNDNPDTDYVVTTVGLARMIKEAGIDFVNLENEWFDMPFGTKTGAGVIFGASGGVMEAALRYALAELDPANARSVKFSSLREGKVFKEKTVEVGDIKIRTAVVSGLKNARKLLDDIKAGKDHYDFIEVMSCQGGCVAGAGQPQFDGWAPRQKRAEGLYQEDTELAYKSQDNSGVQALYGRILDKVGGPLAHKLLHTHYFDRKDRTGQKR; from the coding sequence ATGGAAAAAGAACAATTTGTAACCATTGAAGGAAAAAGAGTACCGATTGAAGGCGAGAAAAACCTGTTGGAACTGATCCGCAAGGCGCATTTCAACATTATGACGTTCTGCTACCACCCGGAGTTGGCGGCCTACGGCGCTTGCCGGCTGTGCCTGGTGGAAGTGGAAGGAATGGGCATTGTGGCTTCGTGCACCGTCAAACCCCGCGACGGGATGAAGGTGCGCGTCAACAGCGACGAAATCCGCCACTTGCGCCGCATTAACCTGGAGTTGCTGCTGTCCTCCGGCAACCACGACTGCACCCTGTGCAGCAAATCCAACAACTGCAAACTGCAGAAGCTGGCCAAGGATATGGACGTAACGGAAATCCGTTTTAAATCCAAAAAGTTGGACAGCCATAAAGATGCCACCTCCCCGGCGTTGGTGCGCGACCACAGCAAATGCATTTTGTGCGGCAACTGCGTGCGCATCTGCAACGAAGTGCAAGGGATCGGCGCCATTGATTTTGCGTTCCGCGGCTTCCGCTCCAAAATCGCTACGGCGTTTAACAAAGAACTCGGCCAAAGCCACGAATGCGTGTCCTGCGGGCAGTGCGCCCGCGTCTGCCCGACGGGCGCTTTAATGCCGAATTCGTCGGAAATTGAACACGTCTTTGAAGCCATCAACAACCCCAAAAAGAAGGTCGCCGTGCACATCGCTCCGGCGGTGCGCGTGGGGCTGGGAGAGATGTTTGGCCTGCCGCAAGGGCAGAATGTGGACGGCAAAATCGCCGCCGCGCTTCGCATGCTGGGGTTTGATTACGTGTACGACACCGCTTTTGCCGCGGATTTGACGATTGTGGAAGAAGCCACCGAATTTTTGGAACGCTTTAAAAAAGGCACCAATTTGCCGCAGTTCACCAGCTGCTGCCCGGCGTGGATTAACTATGTGGAAAAATTCGCTCCGGAATTTATTCCCAACCTGTCCACCGCGCGTTCCCCCATGCAGATGATGGGGCCCATTTTAAAAGCCGACTACGAAGACAAAGGCGGCAAGCGCGAAGACTTGGTGGTGGTGGCGGTGATGCCGTGCTCGGCCAAAAAGACCGAAGCCAAACGCGACGAGTTCTATGTAAACGACAATCCGGATACGGACTATGTGGTTACCACCGTAGGCTTGGCGCGGATGATTAAAGAGGCCGGCATTGATTTTGTAAACCTGGAAAACGAATGGTTTGATATGCCGTTTGGCACCAAGACGGGCGCTGGCGTGATTTTCGGCGCGTCCGGCGGCGTGATGGAAGCGGCCTTGCGTTATGCACTGGCGGAATTAGACCCGGCCAACGCACGCAGCGTTAAATTTTCCAGCCTGCGCGAAGGAAAGGTGTTTAAAGAAAAAACGGTGGAAGTGGGCGACATCAAAATCCGCACCGCCGTGGTCAGCGGGCTGAAAAACGCGCGCAAACTGTTGGACGATATCAAAGCCGGCAAAGACCATTATGACTTTATTGAAGTCATGTCCTGCCAAGGCGGTTGTGTGGCGGGTGCGGGGCAGCCCCAGTTTGACGGTTGGGCGCCGCGCCAGAAACGCGCCGAAGGGCTGTATCAGGAAGATACGGAACTGGCCTATAAATCGCAGGATAACAGCGGAGTGCAGGCGTTGTATGGCCGCATTTTGGATAAAGTGGGCGGCCCGCTGGCGCACAAACTGCTGCATACGCACTATTTTGACCGGAAAGACCGCACCGGCCAGAAACGATAA
- a CDS encoding NADH-ubiquinone oxidoreductase-F iron-sulfur binding region domain-containing protein produces the protein MPTKNIEKIAKDYKDAYKKITGRVVICGGTGCIAGGSLKVYEAFQKEMEKRKIGFCLQITKDCHENYLSLSGCRGFCAMGPLVSVGDIFYTKVKPEDVAEIVEKTLIKGEVIDRLLYHNPANNQKAKTVDEIPFYAKQERILLHDCGRINPEDINEYIAHGGYAQAKRAYTEMTDEEVCKEIITSGLRGRGGGGFPTGKKWDLTRVEPGPKKYVICNADEGDPGAFMDRSVMEGNPNAVLEGMMIAARGIGADEGYIYVRMEYPLAIQRVRTAIKQAEELGILGENIFGSGKNFKINVMEGAGAFVCGEETALIASVEGKRGMPKIKPPYPSQSGLFGKPTVINNVETLATVPKIMEMGAEEFRKIGTLGSPGTKTFAVTGHIANTGLVEVPMGTTLRQVIDDVAGGTTNDDGTVNKAAFKAAQIGGPSGGCLTREHLDLPLDFDSLKSAGAMVGSGGLVVMNNKTCMVNVARFFLEFTQRESCGKCVPCREGTEQMLTMLNDIVEGRATLKTLENLEDLAKAVQKASLCALGKTAPNPVLSTLKHFREEYLAHVVDKCCPAGVCKALARFEIVASKCKGCGMCKRACPVSAISGEVGKPHHIDPKKCIKCGGCKSTCKFGAVVTGA, from the coding sequence ATGCCGACTAAGAACATTGAAAAAATTGCCAAAGACTATAAAGACGCTTACAAAAAAATTACCGGCCGCGTAGTGATCTGCGGCGGCACGGGCTGCATTGCCGGCGGGTCGCTGAAAGTGTACGAGGCGTTCCAAAAAGAAATGGAAAAACGCAAAATCGGTTTTTGCCTGCAAATTACCAAAGACTGCCACGAAAACTATTTAAGCCTTTCCGGCTGCCGCGGTTTTTGCGCCATGGGGCCGCTGGTAAGCGTGGGGGATATTTTCTACACGAAAGTAAAACCCGAAGACGTGGCCGAGATTGTGGAAAAAACGTTGATCAAAGGAGAAGTGATTGACCGCCTGCTCTACCACAATCCCGCCAACAACCAGAAAGCCAAAACGGTGGACGAAATTCCTTTTTACGCCAAGCAGGAACGCATCCTGTTGCACGACTGCGGGCGCATCAACCCCGAAGACATCAACGAATATATCGCCCACGGCGGCTACGCCCAGGCCAAGCGCGCCTATACGGAAATGACGGACGAAGAAGTCTGCAAAGAAATCATCACTTCCGGTTTGCGCGGCCGCGGCGGGGGCGGTTTCCCGACGGGTAAAAAATGGGATTTAACCCGCGTGGAACCCGGCCCGAAAAAATACGTCATCTGCAACGCCGACGAAGGCGACCCGGGCGCTTTTATGGACAGAAGCGTCATGGAAGGCAACCCCAACGCCGTGCTGGAAGGCATGATGATTGCCGCGCGCGGCATCGGGGCCGATGAAGGATACATTTATGTGCGTATGGAATATCCGCTGGCCATTCAGCGGGTGCGCACCGCCATTAAACAAGCCGAAGAATTAGGCATTTTGGGCGAAAACATCTTTGGTTCGGGCAAGAATTTTAAAATCAACGTGATGGAAGGCGCAGGCGCGTTTGTGTGCGGCGAAGAAACGGCCCTGATTGCCTCCGTAGAAGGCAAACGCGGCATGCCCAAAATCAAACCGCCTTACCCCAGCCAAAGCGGTCTGTTTGGCAAGCCCACGGTCATTAATAACGTGGAAACCTTGGCCACCGTTCCCAAGATTATGGAAATGGGCGCGGAAGAATTCCGCAAAATCGGCACGCTGGGCAGCCCGGGCACCAAAACATTTGCCGTTACCGGGCATATTGCCAACACCGGCCTAGTGGAAGTGCCCATGGGCACCACGCTTCGCCAAGTAATTGACGATGTGGCCGGCGGCACCACCAATGACGACGGAACCGTCAACAAAGCGGCGTTTAAAGCGGCGCAAATCGGCGGCCCTTCGGGCGGATGTCTGACGCGTGAACACTTGGATTTGCCGCTTGATTTTGATTCACTCAAATCCGCAGGCGCCATGGTGGGTTCCGGCGGGTTGGTGGTGATGAACAACAAAACCTGCATGGTAAACGTAGCGCGCTTTTTCTTAGAGTTTACGCAGCGCGAATCGTGCGGCAAATGCGTGCCGTGCCGCGAAGGTACGGAACAAATGCTTACGATGTTAAACGACATCGTAGAAGGTCGCGCCACGCTTAAGACGCTGGAAAACTTGGAAGATTTGGCCAAGGCCGTTCAAAAAGCCTCGCTGTGCGCCCTGGGCAAAACCGCTCCCAACCCGGTCTTGTCTACCCTCAAGCACTTCCGGGAAGAATACCTGGCCCACGTGGTGGACAAATGCTGCCCGGCCGGCGTGTGCAAAGCGCTTGCCCGGTTTGAAATCGTGGCCAGCAAATGCAAAGGCTGCGGAATGTGCAAACGCGCCTGCCCCGTTTCCGCCATCAGCGGCGAAGTGGGCAAACCGCATCATATTGACCCCAAAAAATGTATTAAATGCGGCGGCTGCAAGAGCACCTGTAAATTTGGTGCCGTGGTAACGGGAGCGTAA